In Thermobaculum terrenum ATCC BAA-798, the DNA window CTGATTACGTATCCCTAGCCCTACGCAATGCTGAGTGGTACCGCCAACTTTCAGAGAAAGCCTCCAGGGATCCCCTAAGTGGCTTTCTCAACCATCGTGCATTCGTAGAAAGGGTTGCGGAGGAGATCGAGCGATCACGTCGGCTTTACACAGGTCTTTCTATATTATTCTTCGATCTCGACCACTTCAAGCAGGTCAACGACACCTTTGGGCATGAAGTGGGTAATAAAGTTCTCAAGGAGATGTCGAGAGTAGCTCGTCAGACGCTAAGATCCATCGACGTACTGGGGAGGTTCGGGGGTGAGGAATTCGAAGCTATTCTCCCTGGAGCATCTATAGACGACAGCAAAGCTGCAGCAGAACGCCTGCGATCGGCTATATCTGGACACCAAGTGGTTCTTGAGGACGGGAGGACGATAACACTTCAGGTTTCTGTGGGCGCAGCCACCTATCCTTTTGATGGTGCCACCCCAGAAGAGCTCATCCGCAATGCCGATGCAGCTCTCTACGAAGCCAAACGTAGGGGGCGTAACAAAGTCGTGCACTATGCAGACATGAGACAAGATCCACAGCTTGAACCTATGGGCGCATACTAGAAAAATATATGCATCAAATATCCTCCTATCTGCTAGCATATCTTTGAGCTCTTTAAGTTGGAGTCCAGGAGGGAATATGTCGCAGCAAGAGAACCCCAAGTATCTTTGGTGGAACCACAGGATTATCCCTTGGGAGGAGGCCACAGTCCACCTGACCGACTACTGGTGGGCATCGGTTACAGCTGTATTCGAGGGGATAAGAGGCTATTGGAACAATGCCGAAGGTGAGATGTACATCTTTAGGCTCGAAGATCACGCTCGCAGACTTGAGCAGTCCATGCAGTTGATACGCATGCCAAAAGAGTTCACAGTGGACGAGATATGTCAAGCCACAATAGATCTGGTTAGGGCCAACGATTACAGGGGAGACGTCTATATCATGCCCTTGGCATACGCGGTAGGCAATAAAGCCTTTAGCGTAGTTGGTGATAGAACCACAGAGATGTTCATCTATTCTAGACCTGCTGTGTCAAGATTAGAGGAAGATTTTTCCTTACATGCTTGCTACAGCTCATGGACGAGAATCAACGAGAGAGTACTTCCCCCCAGAATTAAGGCATTGGCCAACTATCGTAATAGCCAGCTGGCATCCAGCGAGGCTGCTATGAACGGTTACGATACAGCCTTATTCCTCAATCCTGAAGGTAAAGTTGCCGAGGGTACGGGATCATGTGTATTCTTCGTTCGTAAGGGCAAGCTCATCACACCTGATATCACCAGCGGAATACTTGAGAGCATTACCAGAGACACTGTTATTCACCTGGCAAGGGAGGTCCTGGGCCTTGAAGTAGAGGAAAGGGTAGTGGATCGTACGGAGACCTACCTAGCAGACGAGGCCTTCCTTTGTGGTACGCATGCCGAGATCACTCCCATAGCTTCGATTGATCGACACGAAATGAAGCACGGAGCCCCTGGTCCTATTACCCGTCAGCTACGTGACATCTACCGAGAAGTGGTTTATGGTAGAGACTTCAGATATAGAAACTGGCTTACTCCAGTTGGCATGGGCGTCAGGGCAGAACAATAGTGAAGCAACAGGTATAGCGGGCATGAACTTCCGTAGACAAACTATTCTTGCCGGCATAGCGTTTGGGGCGATTACCTCGGTTGCTGACATAGCTGTAATGCTGCTGACCACGCCTTCACCTTCTTCAAATCAAACAGCGCCAGGGGACATAGGCACACAATGCGTAAACCTTATAGTTACCATGATCTTCTACACCGTTTGTGGTTACATGGCAGCAGGGCTGACCCGCGACGTATCACAGGGGCTTAGAGCAGGTGGGATTGCGGGCATAGTCACATCTATTATCGACAGCTTAGCTATTACAGCACTGGGTATTGTGCCTTTGAGCGTGGGGGATATTATAGCTCAACTAATCTTCATTGCCGTGCTTAATGTACCCATAGGACTGGCTCTAGGCTACGTAGGAGGAACATATAGTGCTCCCCGGAATGCTGCATGAAGGCAGGAATTATCACCAGATATGCACCTGATTCTGGAGGGTTTCATCAATGCTCTACAACTTATATTTACCTTCGACAGGCTCACTTACGAGATAGCGCTACTCTCTCTCGTAGTCTCGGGCATAGCAACTCTCGCAGCAGCTATTACGGGTATACCTTTAGGAATAGCTCTTGCCTCCAGAGATCTCCCCTTCAAGAGGCTTCTGGAGGCAGCTATCAACACCAGTATGGGGCTACCGCCGATATTGGTAGGTCTGGTGATTGCGTTGCTGCTCTGGCGCTCTGGACCACTCGGAGACCTGGGATTGATCTACACCCCAGCAGCTATGATAGTAGCTCAATTCCTGGTAGTTGTCCCTATAACAACCAACCTCACACGCAGCGCCATACTCAGCTCTAATTACGAGCTCATAGAAGCTATGCGTACCGATGGCGCTTCGGAGCTCCGCATCAGCTACGAACTGGTCAGGCTGCTTAGACAGCAGATAGTAGTAGCAGTAGCTGCAGGATTCGGGAGGGCGATAGCTGAAGTAGGAGCTTCACTTATAGTGGGCGGTAACATCCTGCATTACACCAGGGTATTGACCACAGCCATCGCCCTGGAGGTTAACAGGGGCAACTTCGATCGCGCGATTGCCCTCGGCATCATACTCCTGTTAATAAGTCTGTTGGTGAACTTGTTACTCCTGGCTTTGGGGAATAGATCTATTCCTTTTCCATCTCGGCTCAGCGCCAGTTAGAAATCCAAACGCAAGTGGAGATGGGCCACGTCATCCCCATCTCCAGAATCTTTACTAAGCATATACCCACTGCACGTTAGCACGCACACAATATGCAGGTGATCGAACTCGATACATGTCAGAATGGGTTAATCCCAAAAGAATCTAACCCTATTGTTGATGAGCTATTTCTCTTATCCGGTTGACTCGATCCTTGATCGAAGGATGAGAGTGCAGCAGCACTTTGGTTATCAGCGGTGGGTCTGGATCCACCAAGTTGGATTCTTGCAGTCTCTGCAGCGCTGATACTAGTGCTTCAGGCTTGCGGGTTACGCGCACAGCGTACTCATCCGCGGCATACTCCACTCTTCTAGAATAGGCATTGATCAGAGGCATCCCCACCAGAGTAATCAGCTGCAGAAGTAAACCTAGCAACGGCATGTTTGCAGGGGATGATAGCTCTTTATCTCGATATCTAGAGGGCAAAAGACGAGTGGCCACAGGGAAGATACGAGACAATAAGAACATCGATAAAGTTGTGGCGAGGCTGCTTATACCGACCATCTTCCATGTGTCACGCCTAACTTGGTGACCTAGTTCGTGAGCTACGACGGCCTCTATTTCGTCCTTTGGAAACTGGTCCAGCAAGGTATCAGCCAGTACTATGCGACGACTCCTGCCCAGACCTGTGAAGAAAGCGTTCGACTTCTTGGTACGTCGACTCATATCCATGCGCATGACACGAGAGATCTCAACCCCTTCTCTGGAAGCCAGCTGTCGTAGCTCACTCTCGAAGTCGGGGTCTTTTATGGGCTCGTATTTATTGAACAGAGGGGCTATAAGCACCGGAAACAGTTCTGAAAGCAATGCTGTGAAAGGTAGCATAGCTGCCGAAACTATCAGCCACCAGCGGCGCGGCCATCTCCTCACGACCTGATAGAAGGAGGTTACCAGAGGTACGCCAAAAGCTACGGAGAGGGTATGAACTTTTAGCTGGTCCAGCAGCCAGTGGCGCAAGCGTTGTGTACTGAGATTATAACGCCATTCCAGGATATACCCTGAGTAGAAGGCTATTGGTAAAGAGATCAACCAATCCAGCGTTGACAAAATGGTTACAAAAGCCGGCAAGCGCAACCTAGCAGGAACCCTCCCATCAAGGAACCTCCACAGCAGCATTGGCAGACCAAGCAGTATAGCCAGGACATTTATACAGATCCCAACTAGAGTGGAGAGTACCCATAAGAGCTCTTTCTGACGGCTGTACTTTATCGCCTGCTGGAGCTTATCTGATTCTCCCATACATCCTCCACGGTCTTCGCTACATACTTCTGTGATGTTATATAGCGAGCACCAGGATATAGCAAACAGATACCTCCGAGAGGCACAGTTCCTGCGAAGTATGCCCCGGAGGTGATGAAGATGCCACAAAACTATGAGCAGGACTACAGAGTCATAAGTTCTCAACTCTCCCAAGCTCCTAATGAGGTACTACAGGAGCTAGGAGGAGAAGAGGCTGAGATTGCATCTATGGCAGCTGCTGGCATTAGCCTTGAGGATGTATGTAAGCAGAAGGGGATGCAGCCTGATCAGGTATGGGCGATACTTCACAGGGCTTTGGATCGTCTACAAGGTACCAGGTGGGCAGTTGGTCCAAGCGGAGATATTCGTCCCCTTGATGCCGACGAGCTAGGGCATCCCAAGGAAGGCATCTAGGTCGTGTCAGTCTTTGGTATACTCCTTGCTCGTAAAAATACTTGTCGGTGAGGGGGTATCAAGCAATGAGTTTCTATCGTGACTTTGGAGACCTGATAAGTCTGCGCGAAGCGCTCAATAGACTTATAGAAGAGCAAAGAACTCCTGGTAACCAGAGAGGAGACAGGCCACAGCTTGTGCCATTGAATATCTATGAGACCGATAACTCCATAGTCATCGAAGCACCAATACCAGGAGTAAAGCCGGAGGATATAGAGCTAAGCTTCGCAAATAGTGTGCTCACAATCAAGGCCAGCCCAAAGAACGTAAATGCCGGTCGCAATTATCTGGTTCAAGAGTGGCAGAGCAGCCCTTATTTTCGTAGCCTGCAGCTACCAGAAACTATAGATGTGGACTCGGCGAGCGCTTCCATAGAGGACGGCATACTAAGGATCACCTTCGATAAGAGAAGAAGATCAGAACCCAGGAAGATTCAGGTCAAGATAGGAGGCTAAATGGCACCTAAAGATAGAGAAGAAGCAACTGATCAACACGATCGCCCACGCCCCAAGGACAGGTTGGATGGTGGGGAATCTCCTCATGAGGACATGATAAGCTCAAGGCACAGGGCCAGGGACAGCGAACCACCGGATGCGCCCGTGGGCGATATCACTAATATGGATGTGTTCAGTAAAGAAAGCTACACTGAGCATCCCGAGACAGACCCCTTCTTGGATGAGGATAAAGAGGAGAATCACGATGACTCAAAATCCTAAACCTGAAGACAGCTTCACACATGATCTTAACCCTCAGCCTGAGGCAGGATTCAATTATGGGGACCTAGGGCCGGACACTACCCAGGGAAGACCTGCAGCAGATTATAAAGATCTGGTTGAGCATCTCAACTGGCTCAGGAAGGATGAGCTGGAGCAGTTGCCAATTGTGCCTGAGGGAACTCGCTTAGAACAGGGCAAGACCTACATCGATCTTATGGACTTGGAGAAAGGTGAATTCACGGGAATGGCGAATCAGATTGCGCCACACGGTTCAAAGCTAGTGGCCAAAGACGCCGCACCCTATGAGCTATGGAACAAGTTGCTTGAAGCTGGAAGAAAAAAGTAAGGGACCAGGAAACTAGGGAGGTTAAAAATGGCAGGAGAAAGTAAAACGACTACTGATCACGAAACCATACGCCGCTGGGTGGAAGAGCGGGGAGGCAGACCAGCTACCGTTAAGGGTACCGAGGAAGGGGATGAGGCTGGTGTGCTTAGAATAGACTTTCCAGGCTACGGCGATGACGAGAAGCTCCAACCCATATCTTGGGAAGAGTTCTTCCAGAAGTTTGAAGAGAAGCAATTGGCCTTCCTTTATCAGGAGGAAACGAGCGAAGGCAAGGAGAGCCGATTCTTCAAGTTCGTCCGACGGTAGCTAGTTCTTCTTCCCAATGCATACTTACTCAGCTATCATGATCCTGGGAAGATACCTCCCCAGGATCAGTTTAACCCGAAATTCACACAGTCAGGAGGATGCATGGCCGAGGCATTTACCTTTCAAGCAAATACATTTCAGCAAGACCCCGGCAAAAGTCCCACTAGGAGGAAGGTGCTTGTAACCGGAGCTGCAGGCACCATCGGGCGTTATTTTGCAGAGCACTCCAGCGACATTTACGATCTAAGATTGATGGTAAGGAAGGAAGAAGATGTCGAGCAGCTTAGCGCCTTTGGAGAGGTCGTAGTAGCTCAGCTAACCGACCTTCAGCAGCTCAAGGAGGTGTGTCAGGGAATAGACACAGTCGTGCACCTGGCAGCTAACCCTGATTCCGAGGCTACATGGAGCCAGCTCCTGGAACCTAATATTATCGGTACTTACAACATCTATGTGGCAGCAAAGAGCGCCGGGTGCCGGAGGGTCATCTTTGCTTCTTCGATCCACGCGGTCTCAGGCTATCCCAAGGGAGTACAAGTCAAGATCAACGACCCTGTCAACCCTGGCGACCTGTATGGCGTCACCAAATGCTTTGGAGAGGCTCTGGGGAGGTACATGGCAGAGCAGGAGGGGCTATCCGTTATAGCTATCCGCATTGGTGCTTTCCAGCCAGTCGAGAGGATGCGTGCTGAGTGGAGCACGAGAGTAATGGATGCCTTCGTATCACAGCGAGATCTCCTGCAGCTTATCCACAAAGCTATAGAGGCTGAGCATCTCAAGTTCGCTATCCTCCATGGCTTGAGCGCCAGCCTCTACAATAAGATGGATATCTCGGAAACATGTGAGCTAGTAGGGTATGAACCTCAAGATGATATAACCACTCTAAATCCCAAGCTAGCCCCGTTAGATCTTGTCAAATCGCTTAGTACTCACAGCAGAGCATCAGGCATAGCCTCAGGTCTTAGAGAGGACTTATAGTCCTTAGGACGCCATCCCCTTAATCTCAGGGAGTTACTTACCACGCTTACCGAGCTCAACCCCATAGCTGCTGCAGCTATCATGGGGTTGAGCAACCCATTCCATCCACCAGAGCCCGCAAAGAATGGATAGAGCACTCCCGCTGCCAAAGGAATGAGCACAACATTATAGATAAACGCCCAGAAGAGGTTTTGCTTTATAACCCTCACAGTCGCGCGGGAAAGCTCCAACGCATCTACTATCAGCTTAAGGTTAGGGGACATCAGAGTTATGTCAGCCGATTCCATTGCTATGTCCGTGCCACTGCTCATAGATATCCCTACATCAGCTAACGTCAAAGCTGGGGCATCGTTGATGCCATCCCCAACCATCGCAACCTTCTTACCTTTGTCTCTTAGGGACTTTATCACTTCGGCTTTCTGATCAGGCTTCACCTCGGAAATAACCTGATCCACTCCCAACCTACGCGCTATTGCCTCGGCTACTAGCCTGTTATCACCAGTAAGGATCACGACTTCCCTTCCGATATCCTTCAGGCTCTTAACAAGGGAGAAACTCTCAGCTCGTAGTTCATCCTCCACAGCTACAACTCCCACCAGTTGACCATCAACAGCAACCATTATGGGAGTAGCACCCCTTGCAGCCACATCCTCCACCACTGTGCTGTAGGAGTCTACAGTTCTATCTCCTAGCATCTCGGCCATCATGCGGGGGTTACCTGCGAGCACCTGTTTACCATCAATCTCGGCTCTTACTCCACCACCAACTATGGCCTCGAATTTGTCTGGCTTAGTTATGTTAATATTGTTGCTCTGAGCATGCTCTACAATCGCACGCCCCAGCGGGTGTTCGCTCAGTGCCTCTGCGGAGGCAACCACCTGCAGCAGCGAGGCTGCATCAAAGCCGTTCACCGGTATTACATCGGCCACCACAGGCTTACCCTTCGTCAGCGTGCCAGTCTTATCCAGCACGAAGGTATCGACCCTTGAGAGCGCCTCCAGAGCAACAGCATCCCTAACTAAGATGCCCATCTGAGCTGCCCTACCGGTTGCAACTATAATCGCAGTAGGAGTAGCTAGTCCAAGAGCGCATGGACAGGCTATGATGAGGACAGCTATGAAGTTGAGCAGAGCCATGGTAAGCCTGGGTTCAGGACCAAACACCAGCCAGATAACGAATGTTACTAGGGCTATACCTATCACAGCAGGCACAAAGTATCCCGCTATAACATCTGCCAGCCTCTGTATGGGAGGCTTTGACCCTTGGGCTTGCTCGACCAGTCTTACTATCTGGGCAAGTAGAGTCTCACTCCCCACACGAGTAGCCCTGAAAGCAAATGAACCGCTTTGGTTTATGGTTCCGGCAAACACCTGAGAGCCAACAGCTTTGTCGACTGGGATTGACTCTCCGGTTATCATCGACTCGTCAACCACGGATCTGCCACCAGTGACGATTCCATCTACCGGGATCCTTTCACCAGGTCGTACTATTACTACATCCCCCGGCACCAGCTCGCTTACAGGTACCTCAACCTCCTGCCCTTCCCTCATGACCCTGGCAACCGGAGGCTGAAGATCCAGTAGCTTCCTGATCGCATCCGAAGCTTTACCCCTGGCTCTCGACTCCAGAGCCCTGCCAAGAAGCACCAAACCTATGATTATCAAGCCCGTATCGTAGTACACGTGGGGAGTCTCGCCCATCATGGCAAAGACTCCTGGGAACAGTGTGACTAGTGCGCTATAGATAAAAGCC includes these proteins:
- a CDS encoding branched-chain amino acid transaminase, which translates into the protein MSQQENPKYLWWNHRIIPWEEATVHLTDYWWASVTAVFEGIRGYWNNAEGEMYIFRLEDHARRLEQSMQLIRMPKEFTVDEICQATIDLVRANDYRGDVYIMPLAYAVGNKAFSVVGDRTTEMFIYSRPAVSRLEEDFSLHACYSSWTRINERVLPPRIKALANYRNSQLASSEAAMNGYDTALFLNPEGKVAEGTGSCVFFVRKGKLITPDITSGILESITRDTVIHLAREVLGLEVEERVVDRTETYLADEAFLCGTHAEITPIASIDRHEMKHGAPGPITRQLRDIYREVVYGRDFRYRNWLTPVGMGVRAEQ
- a CDS encoding ABC transporter permease encodes the protein MHLILEGFINALQLIFTFDRLTYEIALLSLVVSGIATLAAAITGIPLGIALASRDLPFKRLLEAAINTSMGLPPILVGLVIALLLWRSGPLGDLGLIYTPAAMIVAQFLVVVPITTNLTRSAILSSNYELIEAMRTDGASELRISYELVRLLRQQIVVAVAAGFGRAIAEVGASLIVGGNILHYTRVLTTAIALEVNRGNFDRAIALGIILLLISLLVNLLLLALGNRSIPFPSRLSAS
- a CDS encoding M48 family metallopeptidase, with translation MGESDKLQQAIKYSRQKELLWVLSTLVGICINVLAILLGLPMLLWRFLDGRVPARLRLPAFVTILSTLDWLISLPIAFYSGYILEWRYNLSTQRLRHWLLDQLKVHTLSVAFGVPLVTSFYQVVRRWPRRWWLIVSAAMLPFTALLSELFPVLIAPLFNKYEPIKDPDFESELRQLASREGVEISRVMRMDMSRRTKKSNAFFTGLGRSRRIVLADTLLDQFPKDEIEAVVAHELGHQVRRDTWKMVGISSLATTLSMFLLSRIFPVATRLLPSRYRDKELSSPANMPLLGLLLQLITLVGMPLINAYSRRVEYAADEYAVRVTRKPEALVSALQRLQESNLVDPDPPLITKVLLHSHPSIKDRVNRIREIAHQQ
- a CDS encoding Hsp20/alpha crystallin family protein, with translation MSFYRDFGDLISLREALNRLIEEQRTPGNQRGDRPQLVPLNIYETDNSIVIEAPIPGVKPEDIELSFANSVLTIKASPKNVNAGRNYLVQEWQSSPYFRSLQLPETIDVDSASASIEDGILRITFDKRRRSEPRKIQVKIGG
- a CDS encoding NAD-dependent epimerase/dehydratase family protein — protein: MAEAFTFQANTFQQDPGKSPTRRKVLVTGAAGTIGRYFAEHSSDIYDLRLMVRKEEDVEQLSAFGEVVVAQLTDLQQLKEVCQGIDTVVHLAANPDSEATWSQLLEPNIIGTYNIYVAAKSAGCRRVIFASSIHAVSGYPKGVQVKINDPVNPGDLYGVTKCFGEALGRYMAEQEGLSVIAIRIGAFQPVERMRAEWSTRVMDAFVSQRDLLQLIHKAIEAEHLKFAILHGLSASLYNKMDISETCELVGYEPQDDITTLNPKLAPLDLVKSLSTHSRASGIASGLREDL
- a CDS encoding heavy metal translocating P-type ATPase produces the protein MATTSEEKSLTIPVEGMTCASCVRHVEQAISKLPGVEAVDVNLATSKAFIRLGAPVSALQIAEAVRDAGYEVPEATVELQIEGMTCASCVRAVEKSLANLTGVLSADVNFATSKALVRYVPGAIGPQEMIRAVEDAGYEARLADATQTQVVQTDHQREYKNTITKAVVSLVSGLFLMFLSMRDYFSVLQAIDPKAINWIGLLITLPVQAWTGWTFYKAAWRSALHRSANMNTLIAVGTAAAFIYSALVTLFPGVFAMMGETPHVYYDTGLIIIGLVLLGRALESRARGKASDAIRKLLDLQPPVARVMREGQEVEVPVSELVPGDVVIVRPGERIPVDGIVTGGRSVVDESMITGESIPVDKAVGSQVFAGTINQSGSFAFRATRVGSETLLAQIVRLVEQAQGSKPPIQRLADVIAGYFVPAVIGIALVTFVIWLVFGPEPRLTMALLNFIAVLIIACPCALGLATPTAIIVATGRAAQMGILVRDAVALEALSRVDTFVLDKTGTLTKGKPVVADVIPVNGFDAASLLQVVASAEALSEHPLGRAIVEHAQSNNINITKPDKFEAIVGGGVRAEIDGKQVLAGNPRMMAEMLGDRTVDSYSTVVEDVAARGATPIMVAVDGQLVGVVAVEDELRAESFSLVKSLKDIGREVVILTGDNRLVAEAIARRLGVDQVISEVKPDQKAEVIKSLRDKGKKVAMVGDGINDAPALTLADVGISMSSGTDIAMESADITLMSPNLKLIVDALELSRATVRVIKQNLFWAFIYNVVLIPLAAGVLYPFFAGSGGWNGLLNPMIAAAAMGLSSVSVVSNSLRLRGWRPKDYKSSLRPEAMPDALL